A genome region from Altererythrobacter aquiaggeris includes the following:
- a CDS encoding GNAT family N-acetyltransferase, with product MIDRKRLEERPPLATDHLRLRPPTERDADAIIGAVGDWEVARCLSRVPHPYHRSDALFFLEHVVPNEWTWAITKIGSDTMIGAVGLTPDDGVETAELGYWLSKTHWGQGLATEAARAIASFGFEQLRLPFIKSGYFASNPASGRVLRKLGFVETGHSSRPCHALQKNVLSVEMCLLAEQLR from the coding sequence ATGATCGACCGCAAAAGACTTGAGGAGCGTCCGCCGCTCGCTACAGATCACCTTCGTCTGCGCCCACCTACCGAACGTGACGCCGATGCGATTATTGGTGCTGTGGGCGATTGGGAGGTGGCTCGCTGTCTGAGCCGTGTGCCGCATCCCTACCATCGGTCGGACGCGCTGTTTTTCCTTGAGCACGTTGTGCCAAATGAATGGACTTGGGCAATAACGAAGATCGGTTCCGACACAATGATCGGCGCGGTAGGGCTAACTCCCGATGACGGGGTAGAAACTGCCGAGCTGGGGTATTGGCTATCAAAAACACATTGGGGACAAGGACTGGCGACCGAAGCTGCAAGGGCTATAGCGTCTTTTGGTTTTGAACAATTGCGGTTGCCGTTTATCAAATCGGGCTATTTTGCCAGCAACCCGGCATCGGGCCGGGTGCTTCGCAAACTCGGTTTTGTCGAAACCGGTCATTCGTCACGTCCGTGCCATGCCCTGCAAAAAAACGTCCTTTCGGTTGAAATGTGCTTGTTGGCAGAACAACTTAGATAG
- a CDS encoding nuclear transport factor 2 family protein: MKPNRKLVLVSCVGIALALSSPAAAQAPDPITNAAQLEAAIAESHRALEAILNGDPGKYLALFADREDITLGNPFGPFGQGRAAVGATLANAANKYQRGTARVERVALYGDEHLVCLAEIEHDRAQLTGSDEFAEFSVRVTSIHERIGDEWKLVHRHADPITAPRTAQSVIGK; the protein is encoded by the coding sequence ATGAAACCGAACCGCAAACTCGTTCTGGTCTCCTGTGTCGGCATTGCGCTGGCACTCTCGTCACCTGCTGCGGCGCAGGCACCCGACCCGATCACCAATGCGGCACAATTGGAAGCAGCCATTGCCGAAAGCCACCGCGCGCTCGAGGCTATTCTCAATGGTGACCCGGGCAAGTATCTCGCGCTGTTTGCAGACCGTGAAGACATAACGCTGGGCAATCCGTTCGGACCGTTCGGCCAAGGCCGCGCTGCAGTGGGGGCAACGCTGGCCAACGCAGCGAACAAATACCAGCGAGGCACGGCGCGGGTCGAGCGTGTGGCGCTGTATGGCGACGAGCATCTCGTCTGCCTGGCCGAGATCGAACATGATCGCGCGCAGTTGACGGGAAGCGACGAGTTTGCTGAATTCAGTGTGCGCGTGACCAGCATCCACGAGCGCATCGGTGATGAGTGGAAGCTGGTCCACCGTCATGCCGATCCGATTACAGCCCCGCGTACTGCACAATCGGTGATCGGGAAGTAG
- a CDS encoding sigma-54 dependent transcriptional regulator, translating to MNALDAITVLLVEDDRALAEATVQALQLEGAIVTHFDRADTALAAIDRDFAGVVITDIRMPGMDGIAFFERLRSIDDAIPVILVTGHGDIDLAVDAMRVGAFDFLAKPFGSERLFDSIVKASANRTLVLENRVLRGRLERSNAIPGHSAASQRLRSQLALLAKADVDVVIEGEGGTGKSFAARLMHQVGPRSSRPIVVVDAGTVLHPDAEVLLFGRDQAGGLSHTGLSHTGLIERARGGTLVLDEIESVSGATRERLKSLVELRTLRPLGAERSRNVDIRIIQVLPQGVTFDRDCILHRGNPVRLTLPSISERDDDVAEFFSLFLARHEHEFGVEYEETETGVLHHIRTYDWPGNLRELDTYVKSLVIGSRISPNSRASRGTAQGLRDQVEGFERSIIEAALKQSNGNIAQAEKILSVPTKTLYDKLTRHHLKPKDYRT from the coding sequence ATGAATGCCCTAGACGCGATCACCGTGCTGCTGGTGGAGGACGACAGGGCACTCGCCGAAGCGACGGTCCAGGCGCTGCAACTGGAAGGCGCCATCGTCACGCATTTCGACCGCGCCGATACAGCACTGGCAGCGATCGACCGCGATTTTGCCGGGGTAGTCATCACCGATATCCGGATGCCGGGAATGGACGGCATCGCTTTCTTCGAGCGTCTGCGATCGATCGACGATGCTATCCCCGTCATCCTGGTCACCGGTCACGGCGACATCGACCTTGCAGTGGACGCCATGCGGGTCGGCGCTTTCGATTTCCTCGCCAAGCCTTTCGGTTCCGAACGGCTGTTCGATTCAATTGTGAAAGCGTCCGCCAACCGGACACTCGTGTTGGAGAACCGGGTGCTGCGCGGCCGCTTGGAACGGTCGAATGCCATCCCTGGTCATTCGGCCGCCAGCCAACGTCTGCGCAGCCAGCTCGCACTGTTGGCAAAGGCCGATGTGGACGTGGTGATCGAAGGCGAGGGCGGAACCGGCAAGAGTTTTGCCGCGCGCCTGATGCATCAGGTCGGCCCGCGCTCCTCGCGGCCGATCGTCGTGGTCGATGCGGGCACGGTGCTGCACCCCGATGCGGAGGTTTTGCTGTTTGGGCGGGACCAGGCGGGCGGCCTGTCGCACACAGGTCTGTCGCACACCGGGCTGATCGAACGCGCCCGGGGGGGCACATTGGTACTCGACGAAATCGAAAGCGTGAGCGGGGCGACGCGTGAACGCCTGAAATCGCTGGTCGAACTGCGTACGCTTCGCCCGCTTGGCGCAGAGCGGTCGCGGAACGTGGATATCCGGATCATCCAGGTCCTGCCCCAAGGAGTGACATTTGATCGCGACTGCATTCTGCATCGCGGCAATCCTGTCCGGCTGACGCTACCGTCGATCAGCGAACGCGATGACGATGTCGCGGAATTCTTCAGCCTTTTTCTGGCGCGCCACGAGCATGAATTCGGCGTCGAATACGAGGAAACCGAAACCGGTGTGCTGCATCATATCCGGACCTATGATTGGCCAGGCAATCTCAGGGAGTTGGATACGTATGTTAAAAGTCTGGTGATCGGATCGCGCATATCCCCGAACAGCAGGGCAAGCAGAGGTACCGCGCAGGGTCTGCGGGATCAGGTCGAGGGCTTTGAAAGGTCAATTATCGAAGCAGCGCTGAAGCAGTCGAACGGAAATATTGCGCAAGCGGAGAAGATCTTATCGGTTCCTACCAAAACGCTTTATGATAAATTGACCCGCCATCATTTGAAACCGAAAGACTATCGAACCTGA
- a CDS encoding sensor histidine kinase, whose product MKTQHVNGWAIAFVTLVLFSLLAVLTVDRIMRSSAVDKARSDAFGDARILAAGLESELEKFQLVPPVLAEDPDVIALLRGDRSKTPALDRRLETLSQQTGAAVIYLMNAQGQTLSSSNYRRPDNFVGSNYGFRPYFRKALTDGDATQFALGTVSRRPGLYIARRIGSPRNPQGVLALKVEFGQIEAGWRDSGKAIYVTDADGIALIASNPDWRFRATQALVSLDREENLRQFGVAEFRPLNLDGNILRDVAIPLDRGPYAVAPEGWTLHLLDDPSGRIAASVAGGRLAVGLATALLAMIGGAAFVSQRRRLAAREKDTDRRTGLLREQLSQANRLAVLGQIGAGISHEIRQPVAAIRIFADNGVKLIDTENYGRATANFEQIAQLADRIGTISGELLRFSRRGTRAPRAMPIGQVIDGALLLLNDRIARLGIDIILPDPAARAIQVLGEHVRLEQVLVNLLQNAIDASGAGGRIEIAIALMPATCRIAVIDNGPGLSDGVRDRLFKPFVTTKEDGLGLGLVISKEIMRVLGGELRAEPVEGGARFVMEVPLA is encoded by the coding sequence TTGAAAACTCAACACGTCAACGGTTGGGCCATCGCATTTGTGACACTGGTGCTTTTCAGTTTGCTCGCGGTACTGACGGTGGATCGTATCATGCGCAGTTCTGCCGTGGATAAGGCGCGCAGTGATGCGTTTGGCGATGCGCGCATTCTTGCAGCCGGGCTGGAAAGCGAGCTGGAAAAATTCCAGCTTGTGCCGCCGGTATTGGCCGAAGACCCCGATGTTATTGCGCTTTTGCGCGGCGATCGATCGAAAACGCCAGCGCTTGACCGAAGGCTGGAGACGCTATCGCAGCAAACCGGCGCCGCCGTCATCTATCTGATGAATGCGCAAGGCCAGACGCTGTCATCCAGCAACTACAGGCGGCCCGACAATTTCGTCGGCTCCAATTACGGCTTCCGCCCTTATTTTCGCAAGGCGCTGACCGACGGGGATGCCACCCAGTTTGCGCTGGGCACAGTCAGCAGACGCCCCGGCCTTTACATCGCCCGCAGGATCGGCTCGCCGCGAAATCCGCAAGGTGTGCTCGCATTGAAAGTGGAGTTCGGCCAAATCGAAGCCGGCTGGCGTGATTCCGGCAAGGCGATTTATGTCACGGACGCGGATGGTATTGCACTGATTGCCAGCAACCCCGATTGGCGGTTTCGCGCTACGCAAGCACTTGTTTCGCTGGATCGGGAAGAGAATCTGCGCCAGTTCGGAGTGGCGGAGTTTCGTCCGCTAAACCTTGATGGCAACATCTTGCGCGATGTTGCAATCCCCCTCGACCGGGGCCCGTACGCCGTTGCGCCGGAGGGCTGGACTCTTCATTTGCTCGACGACCCTTCAGGCCGGATTGCCGCTTCGGTGGCTGGGGGTAGGCTGGCGGTCGGTCTGGCAACCGCTTTGCTCGCGATGATTGGCGGGGCGGCGTTCGTATCGCAGCGCCGCCGGCTTGCCGCGCGCGAAAAGGACACAGATCGCCGCACCGGTCTGTTGCGGGAACAACTCTCGCAAGCAAACCGGTTGGCGGTACTGGGTCAGATCGGCGCCGGGATCAGCCATGAAATCCGTCAGCCGGTCGCCGCTATCCGCATATTCGCCGACAATGGTGTGAAGTTGATCGATACCGAAAATTATGGACGCGCGACGGCTAATTTCGAACAAATCGCGCAGTTGGCAGATCGGATCGGCACAATTAGCGGCGAGCTTCTCCGGTTCAGCCGCCGCGGCACACGGGCACCGCGCGCCATGCCGATCGGTCAAGTCATCGACGGCGCGCTGCTGCTGTTGAACGACCGGATTGCGCGGCTCGGCATCGACATTATCCTTCCCGATCCTGCAGCGCGCGCGATCCAGGTTCTGGGTGAGCATGTCCGGCTTGAACAAGTCCTCGTGAATCTGCTGCAGAACGCAATTGATGCGTCGGGGGCCGGGGGCCGCATCGAAATAGCGATCGCTTTGATGCCCGCAACCTGCCGCATCGCGGTCATCGACAATGGTCCGGGGCTCAGTGACGGGGTGAGGGACCGTTTGTTCAAACCTTTCGTGACAACAAAAGAGGATGGTCTTGGTCTGGGACTGGTTATATCGAAAGAGATTATGCGCGTGCTTGGCGGCGAACTTCGTGCCGAACCAGTCGAAGGCGGGGCACGGTTTGTAATGGAGGTACCGCTGGCATGA
- a CDS encoding dicarboxylate/amino acid:cation symporter — protein sequence MAISPTSDAAVAAVPAREPLYRKLYFQVVVAIIIGALLGHLYPEFGSSLKPLGDGFIALVKMIIAPVIFVTVATGIAGMKDMSAVGSVAGKAMVYFLFFSTLALIIGLIVANVVQPGAGLNIDPATLDTTAVEAYADTAQEQTITAFLLAIIPTTFFSATTSGSILQVLLVAILSGIAIAATRPKSDLVFDVLVSFGEVIFKLVHMLMKFAPIGAFGAIAFTIAEFGIGSLANLAALIATFYVTSLLFVIVVLGSVAWFGGFSIFALIKYLREELLLVLGTSSSEAALPSLMEKMEIAGCRKSVVGLVVPTGYSFNLDGTNIYMTLAALFIAQAMGIDLSFSEQIALVLVAMISSKGAAGVTGAGFVILAATLSVVPSVPVAGMALILGIDRFMSECRALTNFIGNAVATVIVAKWENALDKDRLAAALGGKPMPLPEEDIERHERSGPHSHAMIAAANMADSR from the coding sequence ATGGCAATATCGCCCACCAGCGATGCGGCGGTCGCAGCGGTACCCGCGCGCGAGCCACTTTATCGCAAACTTTACTTCCAGGTTGTCGTCGCAATCATCATCGGGGCGCTGCTCGGGCATTTGTATCCTGAATTCGGTAGTTCGCTGAAACCGCTCGGTGACGGGTTCATTGCGTTGGTCAAAATGATCATCGCGCCGGTGATCTTCGTGACCGTTGCGACAGGTATCGCCGGGATGAAGGACATGTCCGCTGTCGGCAGCGTGGCGGGCAAGGCAATGGTGTATTTCCTGTTTTTTTCCACTCTGGCGCTGATCATCGGGCTGATCGTAGCCAATGTCGTCCAACCAGGTGCGGGGCTGAACATCGATCCCGCGACGCTGGATACCACAGCGGTTGAAGCGTACGCGGACACTGCGCAAGAACAGACCATAACGGCATTTCTGCTGGCGATAATTCCGACAACTTTCTTCAGCGCCACGACAAGCGGGTCCATCCTGCAAGTTCTGCTTGTCGCGATCTTGTCCGGGATCGCAATTGCCGCGACCCGGCCCAAAAGCGATCTCGTGTTCGATGTACTCGTGTCATTTGGCGAAGTGATCTTCAAACTTGTCCATATGCTGATGAAATTCGCACCGATCGGGGCGTTCGGGGCGATTGCCTTTACCATTGCGGAATTCGGTATCGGCTCGCTGGCAAATCTCGCGGCACTGATCGCCACTTTCTACGTCACCTCGCTGTTGTTCGTCATCGTGGTGCTTGGCTCCGTAGCCTGGTTTGGCGGCTTTTCGATCTTTGCACTTATCAAATATCTGCGCGAGGAATTGCTTCTGGTTCTGGGCACTTCATCGTCCGAAGCCGCGCTGCCCAGCTTGATGGAAAAGATGGAGATCGCCGGGTGCCGCAAATCGGTGGTCGGGCTGGTCGTGCCGACCGGCTATTCATTCAATCTGGATGGGACCAATATCTATATGACGCTGGCGGCGCTATTCATCGCGCAAGCCATGGGCATCGATCTGTCTTTTAGCGAACAGATTGCGCTCGTGCTTGTGGCAATGATCAGTTCCAAGGGCGCGGCGGGCGTGACGGGCGCCGGGTTTGTCATCCTTGCTGCAACGCTATCGGTTGTTCCCTCGGTCCCGGTCGCAGGTATGGCGCTGATTCTGGGAATCGACCGGTTCATGAGCGAATGCCGTGCCTTGACGAACTTCATCGGCAATGCGGTTGCGACCGTTATCGTCGCCAAATGGGAAAACGCCCTCGACAAGGATCGCTTGGCGGCGGCGCTTGGCGGCAAACCGATGCCGCTTCCCGAGGAAGACATCGAGCGTCACGAACGCTCGGGCCCGCACAGCCATGCCATGATTGCAGCAGCCAATATGGCAGACAGCCGGTGA